One genomic segment of Ferrimonas sp. YFM includes these proteins:
- a CDS encoding flavocytochrome c, producing the protein MSHQHNTNPSRRALLKQGAALAAGMGGLMVAGPSAAASSSPSPKFDEIFDIIVVGSGFAGMSAAVQAAEEGAKVLVIDKMPVFGGNSTINGGAMAVAGSGLQAKSSIEDSVDLMVSDMLKSGRGMNDVEMLKLVCDGTAESARWLESYGTVWKPFVQHFGGHSVPRVLQTRESSGAGIIRPLIAAAKKAGVTMYKQSKLTAFVQDEQHRVIGVKVKSGYFFPKERTGSDKLLGARKGVIMATGGFGRDIPFRQMQQPRLTSELDSTNHPGANADALKQMMLIGANPIHLDQIQLGPWSSPDEKGFGTASQFNTAATYQNGIVVDVRTGERFFNELADRKARAEAIMTRRDEQGQPVYPVGFTNEKGAAKAQTLEWGLKYDVIKKADTLEELAGLYGIPAEKLKAQVAQWNQYVRDGEDKQFGRPLMKAFELTQGPWYAVRMWPKVHYCMGGVRVNTHSQVLHLISDKPIPGLFAAGEATGGIHGASRLGACAVAEGVVTGRNAARSAVKADAVSLKLA; encoded by the coding sequence ATGAGTCACCAACACAACACCAACCCCTCCCGCCGGGCGCTGCTGAAGCAGGGTGCCGCCCTGGCCGCCGGCATGGGCGGCCTGATGGTTGCCGGCCCGAGCGCCGCCGCCTCCTCATCCCCCAGCCCCAAGTTTGACGAGATCTTCGACATCATCGTGGTCGGTTCCGGTTTTGCCGGCATGTCTGCCGCCGTTCAGGCCGCCGAAGAGGGTGCCAAGGTACTGGTTATCGACAAGATGCCGGTATTCGGCGGCAACTCCACCATCAATGGCGGCGCCATGGCCGTCGCAGGTTCCGGCCTTCAGGCCAAATCCAGCATCGAAGACAGCGTGGATCTGATGGTGTCCGACATGCTCAAGTCCGGCCGCGGCATGAACGATGTGGAGATGCTGAAGCTGGTGTGCGACGGTACCGCCGAATCCGCCCGTTGGCTGGAGAGCTACGGCACCGTGTGGAAGCCCTTCGTTCAGCACTTCGGTGGTCACTCTGTGCCCCGGGTTCTGCAAACCAGAGAGAGCTCCGGTGCCGGCATCATTCGTCCCCTGATTGCGGCAGCGAAGAAGGCGGGCGTCACCATGTACAAGCAGAGCAAACTGACCGCCTTCGTCCAGGATGAACAACACCGGGTGATTGGTGTAAAGGTCAAGAGCGGTTACTTCTTCCCCAAAGAGCGCACCGGCAGTGACAAACTGCTGGGGGCACGCAAAGGGGTGATCATGGCCACCGGCGGTTTTGGTCGGGACATCCCCTTCCGCCAGATGCAGCAGCCCAGGCTCACCTCTGAGTTGGACTCCACCAACCATCCTGGCGCCAACGCTGACGCCCTCAAGCAGATGATGCTGATCGGCGCCAACCCCATCCACCTGGACCAGATCCAGTTGGGCCCCTGGTCCTCCCCGGATGAAAAAGGCTTCGGTACCGCCTCTCAGTTCAACACCGCCGCCACCTATCAGAACGGCATCGTGGTCGACGTTCGCACCGGTGAACGCTTCTTCAACGAACTGGCGGATCGCAAAGCCCGGGCAGAGGCGATCATGACCCGCCGGGACGAGCAGGGCCAACCGGTCTACCCCGTCGGTTTCACCAATGAAAAGGGCGCGGCCAAGGCGCAGACCCTGGAGTGGGGTCTGAAGTACGACGTGATCAAGAAGGCGGACACCCTGGAGGAGCTGGCGGGCCTCTACGGCATCCCGGCGGAGAAGCTGAAGGCCCAGGTGGCCCAGTGGAACCAGTATGTGCGCGATGGCGAAGACAAGCAGTTTGGCCGCCCCTTGATGAAGGCATTCGAGCTGACCCAAGGCCCCTGGTACGCGGTGCGCATGTGGCCCAAGGTGCACTACTGCATGGGCGGCGTCCGGGTGAACACCCACTCTCAGGTGCTGCACCTGATCTCTGACAAACCGATTCCTGGCCTGTTCGCCGCCGGTGAAGCCACTGGCGGCATCCACGGTGCCTCCCGACTGGGCGCCTGCGCCGTGGCCGAAGGGGTAGTGACCGGCCGTAATGCCGCTCGCAGCGCCGTCAAGGCAGACGCCGTTTCCCTGAAGCTGGCCTGA
- a CDS encoding cytochrome c3 family protein translates to MKRATMIKAIPSLAALLMAATVGLSLPAMAAKMPLKSYHKEIFSDDKGNVECSSCHGDSKPYTIPDEDACLTCHGSKEDLAEETERPGHGAAYEPNPHDSLHYGQDLSCVYCHAQHKKTEVYCNNCHEFKYPELKRK, encoded by the coding sequence ATGAAAAGAGCAACCATGATCAAAGCCATCCCCTCCCTGGCCGCCCTGTTGATGGCCGCCACCGTCGGCCTGTCACTGCCCGCCATGGCCGCCAAGATGCCGCTGAAGTCCTATCACAAGGAGATCTTCAGCGACGACAAAGGCAACGTGGAGTGCAGCAGTTGCCACGGCGACAGCAAGCCCTACACCATCCCGGATGAGGACGCCTGCCTGACCTGCCACGGCAGCAAGGAGGACCTGGCCGAGGAGACCGAACGTCCCGGTCACGGCGCCGCCTACGAACCCAACCCCCATGACAGCCTGCACTATGGTCAGGATCTGAGCTGTGTCTACTGCCACGCCCAGCACAAGAAGACCGAGGTGTACTGCAACAACTGCCACGAGTTCAAATACCCCGAGCTCAAGCGCAAATAA
- a CDS encoding cell division protein ZapB, producing the protein MSLDLLDKLESRVQSALETIELQQMELEEERARAQEMAEKAAELEARNRELEQQLQAWNSKAEGLLNRLSQADDSNQPAPGLSELA; encoded by the coding sequence ATGAGCTTAGATCTATTAGATAAATTGGAGTCTCGCGTTCAGAGTGCGCTTGAGACCATTGAACTTCAGCAGATGGAGCTGGAAGAAGAGCGCGCCCGTGCCCAGGAGATGGCAGAGAAGGCGGCAGAGCTGGAAGCGCGCAACCGCGAACTGGAGCAGCAGTTGCAAGCCTGGAACAGCAAGGCAGAGGGCCTGCTCAATCGCCTGTCCCAGGCCGATGACAGCAATCAGCCCGCTCCGGGTCTGAGCGAGCTGGCCTAA
- a CDS encoding DUF1107 family protein, which yields MRIFPIYAPRMIAKHARVFRDGVVLVKHIGRLEFKAGRFIMPRHSLPKVRDVINELNGLLQPEPAAAG from the coding sequence GTGAGAATTTTCCCAATCTACGCACCAAGGATGATTGCCAAGCACGCCAGGGTGTTCAGGGACGGAGTGGTGCTGGTGAAGCACATAGGTCGGCTTGAGTTCAAAGCGGGGCGTTTCATCATGCCCAGACACTCGCTGCCCAAAGTGAGAGATGTGATCAACGAATTGAACGGACTGCTGCAGCCAGAACCCGCAGCAGCCGGATAA
- a CDS encoding thiol:disulfide interchange protein DsbA/DsbL, whose protein sequence is MKKLFAILFALVLAPMAMAAQFEEGTHYKVVSQAKVQGQPTVTEFFSFYCPHCYTFEKVHLPNLKKGLDEGIKFEQKHVDFIGGPMGVEMTKALAVMQTLKVGDQVKKPLFSAIHDARKQFSTGSDVKQLFVDNGVDGDKYDKAMNSFMVNAKVKKWKKEQIDSGIRGVPALIVNGKYQVEMGSLESAEQLSELVNYLAKKQD, encoded by the coding sequence ATGAAGAAACTATTCGCCATCCTCTTCGCCCTGGTGCTGGCCCCCATGGCCATGGCCGCCCAGTTTGAAGAGGGAACCCACTACAAGGTGGTCAGCCAGGCCAAGGTGCAGGGCCAGCCAACGGTAACCGAGTTTTTCTCTTTCTACTGCCCCCACTGCTACACCTTCGAGAAGGTGCACCTGCCCAACCTGAAGAAGGGGCTGGATGAGGGGATCAAGTTTGAGCAGAAGCACGTGGACTTCATCGGTGGCCCCATGGGCGTGGAGATGACCAAGGCCCTGGCGGTGATGCAGACCCTCAAGGTGGGTGACCAGGTGAAAAAGCCTCTGTTCTCCGCCATTCACGATGCCCGTAAGCAGTTCTCCACCGGTTCCGATGTGAAGCAGCTGTTTGTGGACAACGGCGTTGACGGCGACAAGTACGATAAGGCGATGAACAGCTTTATGGTGAACGCCAAGGTGAAGAAGTGGAAGAAGGAGCAGATCGACTCCGGTATCCGCGGTGTGCCCGCGCTGATCGTCAACGGCAAGTATCAGGTGGAGATGGGCAGCCTGGAGAGCGCCGAACAGCTCAGCGAACTGGTTAACTACCTGGCCAAGAAGCAGGATTGA
- a CDS encoding serine/threonine protein kinase, protein MTQAQFDFHSLGPDCILNAVESMGIYPDTGLLPLNSYENRVYQFRAEDGRRYVVKFYRPQRWTVDAILEEHAFSHELADAEVPVAAPLRIDGETLFEHQGYRFALWDSIGGREFEVDNLEQLEQVGQFLGRLHQVARGGQFAHRAPLNIHTHGHQPRQVLEQQAQLPAHIETAFFTVLDQVLEQVTQAPWDQAQQRLHGDMHPGNILWTPDGPGFVDLDDARTGPAVQDLWMMLSGDRSQRVMQLDILLEGYETFCDFNHSELQLVEPLRALRMIHYLSWLTLRWSDPAFPRNFPWFGTGRFWEEQVLALKEQLAALQEPALSLTPGY, encoded by the coding sequence ATGACCCAAGCCCAATTTGATTTTCACTCCCTGGGACCGGACTGCATCCTCAATGCGGTGGAATCCATGGGGATCTACCCCGACACCGGCCTGCTGCCCCTGAACAGTTATGAGAACCGGGTCTACCAGTTTCGGGCCGAGGATGGCCGCCGTTATGTGGTTAAGTTCTACCGGCCTCAGCGCTGGACTGTGGATGCGATCCTCGAGGAGCACGCCTTTTCCCATGAACTGGCCGATGCCGAGGTGCCGGTGGCCGCCCCACTGCGCATCGACGGAGAGACCCTGTTTGAACATCAGGGCTACCGCTTTGCCCTGTGGGACAGCATCGGCGGGCGGGAGTTTGAGGTGGACAACCTGGAGCAGCTGGAGCAGGTGGGCCAGTTCCTCGGCCGGCTGCATCAGGTGGCCCGTGGAGGGCAGTTTGCCCACCGGGCACCGCTGAACATCCACACCCATGGTCACCAGCCCCGTCAGGTGCTGGAGCAGCAGGCGCAGCTGCCCGCGCACATCGAGACCGCCTTCTTCACCGTGCTGGACCAGGTGTTGGAGCAGGTGACTCAGGCGCCCTGGGACCAGGCCCAACAGCGCCTGCATGGGGACATGCACCCGGGCAACATCCTGTGGACACCCGATGGTCCGGGGTTTGTGGATCTGGATGATGCCCGCACCGGTCCGGCGGTACAGGATCTGTGGATGATGCTCTCCGGCGACCGCAGTCAAAGGGTGATGCAGCTGGATATTTTGCTGGAGGGATATGAAACTTTTTGCGACTTCAACCACTCAGAGTTACAGCTGGTGGAGCCACTGCGGGCGCTGAGGATGATCCACTACCTCTCCTGGTTGACCCTGAGATGGAGTGACCCGGCCTTCCCCCGTAACTTCCCCTGGTTCGGCACCGGCCGATTCTGGGAGGAGCAGGTGCTGGCGCTCAAGGAGCAGCTGGCGGCCCTGCAGGAGCCGGCGCTGTCGCTGACACCGGGCTATTAG
- a CDS encoding DUF3630 family protein, which yields MGQQHHPLLLQLGRAHFDADAGQLRWQASLTESSLGELAAQLARALDCQIGEHQWGADRHCWSLEFEGARLRLQYEALCDSLWLEAERPEEADVVAFLAQLWNQQ from the coding sequence ATGGGCCAGCAGCATCACCCTCTCCTGCTCCAGTTAGGCCGCGCTCACTTCGATGCCGACGCGGGGCAACTGCGCTGGCAGGCCAGCCTGACCGAATCGAGCCTGGGGGAACTTGCCGCCCAGCTGGCGAGGGCCCTGGATTGCCAGATTGGCGAGCACCAGTGGGGGGCGGATCGCCACTGCTGGTCCCTGGAGTTTGAAGGGGCCAGGCTGAGGCTTCAGTATGAGGCGCTGTGTGACAGCCTCTGGCTGGAGGCGGAACGCCCCGAAGAGGCGGATGTCGTCGCCTTCCTGGCGCAACTTTGGAATCAACAATGA
- a CDS encoding protein adenylyltransferase SelO — MLKLTSGINQAVAGLAEEVQPVPLANPTLLGWSEQMASTLGLGECSEALLRQLNGEGPFPLAPTAQVYSGHQFGGYTPRLGDGRGCHLGEVNGWELFLKGSGPTPYSRGGDGRAVIRSAVREFLASEALHHLGIPTSRALAVLASDTPVFREQPERGAITVRVTPSHLRFGHFEYFRHSQQPERLQALLDYALARYFPQCQQQSDPVSALFLEVCARTAETIADWQAAGFAHGVLNSDNMSLLGETFDYGPFAFMDRCDPGFVCNHSDHYGRYAFDQQPGIGWWNLQRLALALSDHLNSEVMPQALEVYQSRLTARYLWRMESRLGVTGEGELQSRLDRMAALVGMMQRAGVDYHSTLRLFARLDPQDEGGELQVRLGGDDAWAQWWQQYRQALSFTELGAWQQARARANPAVVLRTHLAQEAIEAAERDDAGPLMELHRALCHPYDDHPETPHYSEDPPSWASSITLSCSS, encoded by the coding sequence GTGCTGAAGCTAACATCGGGAATCAATCAGGCGGTAGCGGGATTGGCTGAGGAGGTCCAGCCTGTGCCCCTGGCAAACCCGACCTTGCTCGGTTGGAGTGAGCAGATGGCCTCCACCCTCGGACTGGGGGAGTGCAGCGAGGCGCTTTTGCGTCAGCTCAATGGTGAGGGACCTTTTCCATTGGCGCCGACCGCCCAGGTCTATTCCGGCCACCAATTTGGTGGCTATACCCCCAGGCTGGGCGATGGCCGGGGTTGTCATCTGGGGGAGGTCAATGGCTGGGAGCTGTTCCTCAAGGGCAGTGGCCCCACACCCTACTCCAGAGGCGGAGACGGCCGGGCGGTGATCCGCTCAGCGGTGCGGGAGTTTCTCGCCAGCGAAGCCCTGCACCACTTGGGTATCCCCACCTCCCGGGCCCTGGCGGTGTTGGCCTCGGACACGCCGGTGTTTCGTGAGCAGCCTGAGCGGGGGGCGATCACCGTCAGGGTGACGCCCAGCCACCTGAGGTTTGGTCACTTCGAGTACTTCCGCCACAGCCAGCAGCCTGAACGATTGCAGGCGCTGCTCGATTACGCCCTGGCCCGTTACTTCCCCCAATGCCAGCAACAATCGGACCCTGTGTCGGCCCTGTTCCTAGAGGTGTGCGCGCGTACCGCAGAGACCATCGCCGACTGGCAGGCGGCGGGGTTTGCCCACGGGGTCCTCAACAGTGACAACATGTCCCTGCTCGGGGAGACCTTCGACTATGGCCCCTTTGCCTTTATGGACCGCTGTGATCCCGGCTTCGTCTGCAATCACTCGGATCACTATGGCCGTTACGCCTTCGATCAGCAGCCGGGCATCGGTTGGTGGAACCTGCAGCGGCTGGCGTTGGCCTTGAGTGATCATCTGAACAGCGAAGTGATGCCTCAGGCACTGGAGGTGTATCAGAGCCGGCTGACCGCCCGTTACCTGTGGCGGATGGAGTCACGGCTGGGGGTGACTGGAGAGGGGGAGCTTCAGTCCAGGCTGGACCGAATGGCTGCCCTGGTGGGGATGATGCAAAGAGCCGGAGTGGATTACCACAGCACCCTGAGGCTGTTTGCCCGGCTCGATCCCCAGGATGAGGGGGGCGAGCTGCAGGTCCGCCTCGGCGGTGACGATGCCTGGGCGCAGTGGTGGCAGCAGTACCGGCAGGCGCTCTCCTTCACCGAGTTGGGGGCCTGGCAACAGGCCCGCGCCCGGGCCAATCCGGCGGTGGTGCTGCGTACCCATCTGGCCCAGGAGGCGATCGAGGCGGCGGAAAGGGATGACGCCGGGCCGCTAATGGAGTTGCATCGGGCCCTGTGTCATCCCTATGATGACCATCCTGAGACGCCCCACTACTCCGAGGACCCCCCTTCATGGGCCAGCAGCATCACCCTCTCCTGCTCCAGTTAG
- a CDS encoding DsrE family protein produces the protein MTSILMVAHDSPYGSEKLYNALRIALALQEHADTPIQQHLFLMSDAVGAALSGQSTPDLSYHIGQMLELLMAQGVPVSLCKTCVEARGISEERLIPGVKIGTLVELSQWTLSSDKVIHI, from the coding sequence ATGACCTCTATCCTGATGGTGGCCCACGACAGCCCCTATGGCTCCGAGAAGCTCTACAACGCCCTGCGCATCGCCCTGGCGCTGCAGGAACACGCCGACACCCCGATTCAGCAACACCTGTTCCTGATGTCCGACGCCGTGGGCGCCGCCCTGTCCGGCCAGAGCACCCCGGATCTCAGCTACCACATCGGCCAGATGCTGGAGCTGCTGATGGCCCAGGGGGTACCGGTCAGCCTGTGCAAAACCTGCGTCGAGGCCCGTGGCATCTCCGAAGAACGACTGATCCCCGGGGTGAAGATCGGCACCCTGGTGGAGCTGAGCCAGTGGACCCTCAGTAGCGACAAGGTGATCCATATTTGA
- a CDS encoding nitrous oxide-stimulated promoter family protein → MKSEFLTGRLAREYQTMAKMTRLYCRANCSDSEPQTGLCPQCGELLAYAEKKLDRCPYGGEKPTCGNCPIHCYKPAERQQARVIMRYAGPRMILRHPLAAIQHIADSRRPVPERPPMQANRRRRSRPRPLQP, encoded by the coding sequence ATGAAAAGCGAATTTCTGACCGGGCGGCTGGCCCGTGAATACCAGACCATGGCCAAGATGACCCGCCTCTACTGTCGGGCCAACTGCAGCGACAGTGAGCCACAAACTGGCCTGTGCCCCCAGTGCGGCGAGCTGCTGGCCTACGCCGAGAAGAAACTGGACCGCTGCCCCTATGGCGGGGAGAAGCCCACCTGTGGCAACTGCCCCATCCACTGCTACAAGCCGGCCGAGCGTCAACAAGCCAGGGTGATCATGCGCTATGCCGGTCCGCGGATGATCCTGCGCCACCCCCTGGCCGCCATCCAGCACATTGCCGACAGCCGCCGCCCGGTGCCGGAGCGCCCTCCGATGCAGGCCAACCGCCGTCGCCGCAGCCGACCTCGGCCGCTGCAACCTTAG
- a CDS encoding S9 family peptidase has protein sequence MKRGWLPAAIAAALFAQPALAERHHDITLDDFFTINGMSQVQLSADGKQAVWVQSYWDEAADKSLNDLWRVQLGSQMPERLTFTPERESQPRIDAAGKYLYFLRGEKRGEGKQPPYNGKSQVFRMHLSGGEAVPLTREVNGVRHFELADGQLWFTGVRDHTEQDAFTQHRSANKGPDYGHGTVKVNPLYKLDLQNFRQELVLDDDKVVWDFDISADGQRLARVTTTDNELIFLEGWSNVEVYDIAKGNNLVLEDSAWREQAPSPYGWLMHPKWSPDGDKLAWRIDFDGHPGQMFVAQLDDEMKVEWQLDMKRPGKATLNGSDSQWLPGSDELCYRGAEQGSVKLFCTDIDDGKQGKTRTLTKGDYVVGSYAFDGRGKTMVMSHNALDHFYDLYQGKVGKTPHRVTNINPQSDSWKLPQISRYQWTAPDGSTVEGILELPPGYKKSDGPLPLVVQIHGGPTAATPYALAHRSYGRATFAAKGWALLSPNYRGSTGYGDKFLVDLIGNEHDIEVKDIEAGVDALIKEGIADGDKLAVMGWSNGGYLTNALISTNTRYKAASSGAGVFDQRLQWLLEDTPGHVLNYMEGLPWEKPEAYTHGSSLSHAGNIRTPTLIHMGENDERVPAPHAKGLYRTLRHYLNVPTELVIYPGEGHGLSKYSHRKTKMGWDLAWFEHYVLGKEQK, from the coding sequence ATGAAGAGAGGATGGCTCCCCGCGGCAATCGCGGCGGCCCTGTTTGCCCAACCCGCCCTGGCCGAACGTCACCACGACATCACCCTGGACGACTTTTTCACCATCAACGGCATGAGCCAGGTGCAGCTGAGCGCCGATGGCAAGCAAGCTGTCTGGGTCCAGAGCTACTGGGACGAAGCGGCTGACAAGAGCCTCAACGATCTGTGGCGGGTGCAGCTGGGCAGCCAGATGCCCGAGCGTCTCACCTTCACCCCCGAGCGTGAGTCTCAGCCCCGCATCGACGCGGCCGGCAAGTACCTCTACTTCCTGAGAGGGGAGAAGCGCGGCGAAGGCAAGCAGCCTCCCTACAACGGCAAGTCCCAGGTGTTCCGCATGCACCTGAGCGGTGGCGAAGCGGTGCCTCTGACCCGCGAAGTCAATGGCGTGCGCCACTTCGAACTGGCGGATGGCCAGCTGTGGTTTACCGGGGTGCGTGACCACACCGAACAGGACGCCTTCACCCAGCACCGCAGTGCCAATAAGGGACCGGACTACGGCCACGGCACGGTCAAGGTGAACCCTCTCTACAAGCTGGATCTGCAAAACTTCCGCCAGGAACTGGTGCTGGATGACGACAAGGTGGTGTGGGACTTCGACATCAGCGCCGACGGCCAGCGCCTGGCCCGGGTCACCACCACGGACAACGAGCTGATCTTCCTCGAGGGCTGGTCCAACGTGGAGGTGTATGACATCGCCAAGGGCAACAACCTGGTGCTGGAGGACAGCGCCTGGCGTGAGCAGGCCCCCTCCCCCTACGGCTGGCTGATGCACCCCAAGTGGAGTCCGGATGGCGACAAGCTGGCCTGGCGCATCGACTTCGATGGCCACCCGGGCCAGATGTTCGTCGCCCAGTTGGACGATGAGATGAAGGTTGAGTGGCAGCTGGACATGAAGCGCCCCGGCAAGGCCACCCTCAACGGCAGCGACAGCCAGTGGCTGCCCGGCTCCGATGAGCTGTGCTACCGCGGCGCCGAGCAGGGCTCAGTCAAACTGTTCTGCACCGACATCGACGACGGCAAGCAGGGCAAGACCCGCACCCTGACCAAGGGCGACTATGTGGTGGGCAGCTACGCCTTCGATGGCCGCGGCAAAACCATGGTGATGAGCCACAATGCCCTGGACCACTTCTATGACCTCTATCAGGGTAAGGTGGGCAAAACCCCGCACCGGGTGACCAACATCAACCCCCAGAGCGACAGCTGGAAGCTGCCTCAGATCAGCCGCTACCAGTGGACCGCCCCAGATGGCAGCACAGTAGAGGGGATTCTGGAACTGCCCCCAGGCTACAAGAAGTCTGACGGCCCTCTGCCTCTGGTGGTGCAGATCCACGGCGGCCCGACTGCCGCCACTCCCTACGCCCTGGCACACCGCTCCTACGGGCGCGCCACCTTTGCCGCCAAGGGCTGGGCACTGCTCTCCCCCAACTATCGCGGCTCCACCGGCTATGGTGACAAGTTCCTGGTGGATCTCATCGGCAATGAGCACGACATTGAGGTGAAGGATATCGAAGCCGGCGTCGACGCCCTGATCAAAGAGGGGATCGCCGATGGCGACAAACTGGCGGTGATGGGTTGGAGTAACGGTGGCTACCTGACCAACGCCCTGATCAGCACCAACACCCGCTATAAGGCGGCCAGCTCCGGTGCCGGCGTGTTCGATCAGCGTCTGCAGTGGCTGCTGGAGGACACCCCTGGGCATGTACTCAACTACATGGAGGGACTGCCCTGGGAGAAGCCCGAGGCCTACACCCATGGCTCCAGCCTGAGCCACGCCGGCAACATCCGTACTCCTACCCTGATTCACATGGGTGAGAACGATGAGCGGGTGCCCGCTCCCCACGCCAAGGGTCTGTACCGCACTCTGCGCCATTACCTGAACGTGCCCACCGAACTGGTGATCTACCCGGGTGAAGGCCACGGCCTGAGCAAGTACTCCCACCGCAAGACCAAGATGGGGTGGGACCTGGCCTGGTTCGAGCACTATGTGCTGGGCAAAGAGCAGAAATAA
- a CDS encoding linear amide C-N hydrolase, translating into MCTHLTLAPWGEISNHNPYLSGRCHDFPFIIPTTLQLVPANVDIFPDGPAAPTGNTYGFTAVRASDDLRDYPVTPALKALFKGQFETLARNTYYDGINQAGLSGAALYMVGSQYEVADADQEGVPYNQLVGFILRHYASVDEIERDFGPQGKLAVTNPLPGVLEHVLPLHMAFTDNKGHSLIIECLEGKTQLYRNQHGVMTNQPAYSWHLNNLNNYNRLSCTNVIEFDEQGQASQANGSGLRGVPADATPESRFVRAFKLRQAGATINVDEPEEHHYQLRVMQTLKVLQNMWVPMGSVLENLSLGQDGGPVDKLLVNPPKNPHDFSQFCTVRDHQNACYFYTSYNNPRLNRVELATALEGLTEIRDLNLFPANHWYEDATQTEQVTD; encoded by the coding sequence ATGTGCACTCACCTGACCCTGGCTCCCTGGGGCGAGATCAGCAACCACAACCCCTACCTGTCGGGCCGCTGTCACGACTTCCCCTTCATCATTCCCACCACGCTGCAGCTGGTGCCGGCCAATGTGGACATTTTTCCTGATGGCCCAGCGGCGCCAACCGGCAACACCTACGGCTTTACTGCCGTTCGGGCGTCGGACGATTTGAGGGACTATCCGGTAACACCGGCCCTGAAGGCGCTGTTCAAAGGCCAGTTCGAGACCCTGGCCAGGAACACCTACTACGACGGCATCAACCAAGCCGGGCTCAGCGGCGCCGCCCTGTATATGGTGGGCTCCCAGTATGAAGTGGCTGACGCTGACCAGGAGGGCGTGCCCTACAACCAGCTGGTGGGCTTCATTCTGCGGCACTACGCCAGCGTGGATGAGATCGAGCGGGATTTCGGCCCACAAGGCAAGTTAGCGGTCACCAACCCCCTGCCCGGCGTATTGGAGCATGTGCTGCCCCTGCACATGGCCTTCACCGACAACAAGGGCCACTCATTGATCATCGAATGCCTGGAGGGCAAGACCCAGCTGTATCGCAATCAGCACGGCGTGATGACCAACCAGCCCGCCTACTCCTGGCACCTGAACAACCTCAACAACTACAACCGCCTCTCCTGCACCAATGTCATTGAGTTCGATGAACAGGGGCAGGCATCCCAGGCCAACGGCAGCGGCCTTCGAGGGGTACCGGCGGACGCCACTCCGGAATCGCGCTTTGTGCGAGCCTTCAAGCTGCGTCAGGCCGGCGCCACCATCAACGTGGATGAACCCGAGGAGCATCATTACCAGCTGAGGGTGATGCAAACCCTCAAGGTGCTGCAGAACATGTGGGTGCCCATGGGATCGGTGCTGGAGAATCTGAGCCTGGGACAGGACGGGGGGCCGGTGGACAAGCTGCTGGTGAACCCACCGAAAAATCCTCATGACTTCAGCCAGTTCTGTACCGTTCGCGACCACCAGAACGCCTGCTACTTCTACACCAGCTACAACAACCCCAGGCTCAACCGGGTAGAGCTGGCCACGGCACTGGAGGGACTGACGGAGATCCGCGACCTGAACCTGTTCCCGGCGAACCACTGGTATGAGGACGCCACCCAGACTGAACAGGTAACGGACTAA